Sequence from the Candidatus Binatia bacterium genome:
TCGTCAATAACGCGTTGAACGGGTGCCCGGCAAACGGAGGCTAGGGGCTGGCGGCTGGCGGGAACGTGTCGGGCGTTCGGTGTCGGGCGACACATGTGGCCGACCGCTACGAAGCTCGTTCCCACACCCGCTATCAGCTCGAGGTTGAGTAGGGCTGTGCGTGGTTACGGGCGGATAGCCGGTACAAACGCCGTGTTTGACATAAGATCGATTCTCGGACGTTGCCCGCCATGCCCCTCGTCTTTACGATCGCCCCTTCACAGCCCGTATACAGAACGGGACCGCTCGCACCCGCGGTCCGATCGAGCGGCGTGTTAGCGCCCCCTCTTCCGAGGCTGCGGCCAGAGTCTCGGGTCGCGAGCAGTGTGGAGCACAGTGAGCACCGCGACCTGCTTCGGTTCGATACGGTAGAAGACGGCATACGGAAACCGGGAGACCATGGCGCGCCGTACCTCGCCGTGCACACGCACAAACATCTCCGGGAATTCCTCGATGGCGTCGAACGACGCGTCGACAGCCTCTAGGAATTCCTCGCCAAGACCCACGCGTTGTTCTTCGTACCACCCGTAGGCGCCAGCCAAATCCTGTCCGACCCTCCGCCGAAAAACCAACCGCGGGGCCATCAACCGCGTCGAGCTTGGGCAAGCACTTCATCCCGGGGAACGACATCGTCCGGATAGCGGTCGTGTTCAGCGACACGCTCGTCGATCACGGCGCGGTGAGCGTCGCTAAGCGGTACCTCTGCTGGCTTCGCAACGAGACTCTCCCAGATCAACTCGACCAACCGCAACCGCTCCTCAGCCGGGAGCTTGAGGATTTCGGCAACATCCGCATTGCTCATAACGCTAACCCTACCACCGTCACGTCGGGCGCGCTAACGCCTGCGCATCAGCCGCGCGCTCTCTTGCGCGTCGGCTGCATGCGCTTGATCTTCATCAAGGCCTCCTCCTCGTCACCGTGACGGGGTACGGTGGCTGTGACCAACAACGAACCTCCCCGCCGGGGAGAGAGGAGGAGCCTTGATTAACTTCTACGCACAGCAGCACCGATACTACTGCGGCATCGATCTGCATGCACGCTCCATGTACGTGTGCATCCTCGACGCCGCGGGCACCGTCGTGGTGCACAAGGACCTGCGCGCCGAGCCCGAGTCCTTCCTGCGCGTGATTGCACCGTGTCGCGACGACCTCGTCGTCGCCGTCGAGTGCATCTTCACCTGGTACTGACTCGCCGATCTGTGCGCGCGCGAGGGCATTCGCTTCGTGCTCGGCCACGCTCTCTACATGAAGGCCAT
This genomic interval carries:
- a CDS encoding type II toxin-antitoxin system RelE/ParE family toxin; the encoded protein is MAGAYGWYEEQRVGLGEEFLEAVDASFDAIEEFPEMFVRVHGEVRRAMVSRFPYAVFYRIEPKQVAVLTVLHTARDPRLWPQPRKRGR
- a CDS encoding addiction module protein gives rise to the protein MSNADVAEILKLPAEERLRLVELIWESLVAKPAEVPLSDAHRAVIDERVAEHDRYPDDVVPRDEVLAQARRG